The following nucleotide sequence is from Coffea eugenioides isolate CCC68of chromosome 3, Ceug_1.0, whole genome shotgun sequence.
GAAGATGTGTCATGTCATACATGAGAAAGCAGCCATTTTGAGCAcaatgagaaaagaaagaaatatccATACAATTATCTGCTCATCCCGCTCCAACAACGAAAAGCGATTATTGCATTGAATTGAATAGAAAGAAAGCCACGGAACTTGTTTCACTTACGATTTTGACACTGAGGCTTTCTTGTATTCTAAAATCTCGGCATATATCCAAGCTGCAAATATGGGTACAATTCCAAGAAAAAATGACACCTGTACGTTtaaagggggaaaagaaaaaggaagttaTCAAGCATCCACTATTACTACATTGTACAAATCAGATTATGAGAAGAACTACtgtgaaaacaaaaaaaaaataaaaataaaaactcaagGAAAGAACTAAAAGCTCGATATGTATGGCAGCATGTAGAATCATTTATGTACGAAATGGTAACATAGAATTCTAAAGCTGATAAAATTCTGAAAATTTTACTGCAAAAAGCGGGCAATTAAAAGTACAAATGAAAAAGTCGAAAGGAACCTCTATTATGATGAGCAGTGCGTGGTTTGGAGAAAAAACGCAGAATTGAAAGAATGCAAGATCCagcaaaggaaaataaagaaattatggtaagaaagtggtgtaGATGAATGAGGAATTAGAAAGATTAGAAACCTGTCCAGGCGTCAAAGGTCCGTAAATCACCACCATTTTTTACAATCTAGCAGCTGCAACTAGTTTGCCAGCCTTCCTCCGACTATACATGTATACTGCAGTTGTAagtactctctctctctctctctctgtggaaactgaaaacattcaaatggaaaagaaggaaaaaaaaaaaaaaaagcagatcTTGATGGAATGAAGAAAGGCGATAAAATTGGAATCCTAAATTCGCTGCGATCGATGAGAAGGCTCTGTCTCTGTGTGTATTTGTTTGCAGTTCAGCGGTGAGTGTGAGAATTCAagcgtgagagagagagagagagagagaattaaaaaaaaatcaaataataaaaggCGGGTATTTACtatttagagagagagagagagagttaggAGTTCGCTGGGCGAGTGTGTGATGTGTGTGCGCTTGTGCTTGTGGGTAATGAATGAAAGAGTGGTTGATTTTAGAAATGTCCAAAccacaatttatcaatcaattaGTAAAATACAattacagttttttttttttttgataatacaATTACAGTAGTACTGCTTTTGTTTGTCGGTCCACGAATATCAGCCCTTGGATTTCCATTTCTCAAGTCTCCACCTCCATTTCAATCCTTCGGcctctttttttgtttgtttgtttggggGTCGCAACTCCGTACACCTGTATTCTCCTCTCATTTCTAGAAtgaaagtatttttttttcccaaggAAAGTATGCATTCAAAACCCCCCATTCATTCATCCGAGGGCCAAAACGAAAACCGGCGGATGCAGATGAAGGATTTTTGGGGAATCAGCTTTCGTAAAAACACACGCTTACACTTTATATGTAGACTATTATGCAAAACTAGGGATTATTAAAAACAAATCCTTGGTTCCATTTTTTCAATCGAATCAAACATAGTCCGCACTAATCTACAGCATCACCATCCATCACACATACACAAAATGGGCTTGCTTACCTGTGCTGCTATATTTTTGCCACGATCCACGGGTTACACAAATTGATACTACTTTGCTCCATCCTAAATCCTAGTAATTAGGTACCTGACAGTGACTCATCAGCCTGTCGGTGAATTCACATTTCCCGGATTTCACATCATTCTCCTACCCCCATAATTATACTAACATCTTGGCGTCACCGACACTCCTACCAAATATACCAAGGACATACAttcctcttcttttttgttaatttgttcTAAATTGGGACTGCCTCCCAGAAACCCTCTTTTCTCAGTATCGCAACCTCCACAATTGCCGCACTTAATGGAAAAGTTTCAAAGTATAACAGcaacacaaaatacaacaaacaatgCCTTACCGCAGCCAGAAGAGAAGACTCGACATATATCAAGTGTGGGGTACGAAGGGGGTAAGCATGTAAAACTCATATCAATATCACTTTCATGCTCCCCAAACGGAGCGAGCAATGCCACAGCTAAAGCCCGAACGGAACAATGCCACGGCTAAGGGAGTCGCTCATCATCAAAGGCATCTAAAGCAATCTTAATATGAAGGTCTGGTACTCCCAGAGTACAATCTTAATCTTAACAGAGCAGCTTGCTTCACTCCATTAGTTCTTTCCAGCGCATGTGAAGAAGAAACAATTCAATCATACCACAACAACGTGATTTTCAagctatatatataatatccAACAGAAATTAGATCAAAGCGAAACTAAAATGTCACAACATGTTAACCTACCAAACCTGCAACTAGCctaaaaatttccagcagcaaaGCATATGAAACTGTTGTAAGGTTCCACAGACCCGTACAACTGTGCATTGCCTGAATAAAACCCAACCTAAGAAGACTACACCATGATAATAATACATAAAGGAAGATTTTGTTTCCTGACGCATTGTCCTCCTTCCTAAACAGGGGATGGATTAATTGAAGAAAGACCAGATTGACGTCCTCTTCAATAGTCAGCCATGAAGACGAGATTGAACTGGGCCTATCTCTTGGATGGTCTCTCATCATCCTCTCCATCATCATCGTCTGAGTCATCATTGCCCCTCTTCCTCTTTACGGGGGCTTCAGTCTTTCCACCACCAGCAGCACCATCATCGTCGTCGTCATCCTCATCCTCTTCTTCAAGCTCATCCCCCTCACCATTTTCTTCTGGTTCAAAATCACTGGCATCTTCCTCATCCTCAGCACGTCCGACTGGCCTAACAAGGTATTCCGTTCCCAAATCCTcctaattgaaataaaaaatgagatGATTATCCATAACCAAaagtataataataataataacagcAAATTGGACTTATAATTTGCACAAGCAAGACATCAATTCCTCACATATGCTTCAGAGCAATGGAACTGAAGCACCAAATAGAGATCCCAAGAGAGAGATGCTAAAAGTCCAGATCTTCAACTGACAAAGTACCATGCAAGCATCGAGAATATGAACATCATACGAGAATACCTACTTGGCATCCTTCTCgtgggtgtgtgtgtgtgtgtgtgtgtttgtgcaCACACATGCGCAAGTTTACCCCCTAAGAGAAAGCAGCTATGGTTAAAAAAGTGCTACGCACAGAGACAAAAGAAGTTCCCATAAACAATGGGGAGACAAAATTTTCACATGGTAAAATCAAACCTGCAAGTCTATTTTTCCCAAAGCCATATGCGGATTATATATGTACGTGTCCTAGGTCAATGCAATGTTGGAACATCCAAACAATGCCCGCAAGTGCATGTCAAATCACATCCTCATTGAATCCTAATCTTATCGCAAGCAATTATATAACCTTGAAACCAGGTATGAAGAGAAGGCACTTAAACAATTATTTCCATCCATTTATCTTCTTGAGTAGCCAAACCAGTCACAACACGGATCCCATGTATGATACTGAAATAAGATAATAAAATGGCCCAGAGACAAACGGTTGACTCATCTGGACCAAAGCAGCCAAAGGAAAGTTTCTGAAGGCTTCAAATGTAGACAGTGgccaaaataaaatatgaaaaacAAACTAGTTCACTAgggaaaaagaaatcaaatttttatcaaGTTTAAGTGCAGTAAAGATATTGACAATCATTTTACAGATTGACATATAAAAGTTCCCCCAAAATGACAGAATTGGGCAAGAATGATTTCAATAAACAACCAGTGCAAAgagcatgaaaaagaaaaagtaaggATTAACTGGCAAAGCAAACAAAATTGAACAAGGAACACCAGAACTGATTCCAATAAAGTTTGGAGAAACTCAGAAGCAATGGACTACAGTTTCAGGCACAGAAAACGGAATCAGCCTGGAAGGACTGTATTATGCATGATTATGCACCAGGGATTTTTACGCTCAGAAAGAAAAGATTTGTTAAAGTCTCATATGAAAAGTTAAAGGTTTAAGGATGGTAATTCAGAAAGATTTTATGATCTCTCTCTCACCAACACGCACATTTTATTTGAAAACCTACACCAAAACGGCAAAACCACCacccaaagaaaataaagaagagaTAGTCACTGACACTATCCTATATACATCTAGAGATCGGTCAACAGGATACACAAACTAATAAGAGAAAAACCAGGTTGTTTTGACAGAGAATGAAACCCAGATTGTTTTGACAGAGAATATATTTAGAACTACAATAGACGCAGATTTTGaacaaattattcaattaagctTCATTTATTTATTGATGGCACAGAAAGCTAAATTTAACATTTATACATAAAGTAAAAGAAGCTGTAAACAGTTATTGGCTGACAAAGTTTCATTTTCCTCCAGAAATTTCAAAACGGATTTTAAAGGAGATTCGGGAAAATTCAACATGTCAAAATATTGACTAAAATACCAAAATCATCAGATCTGAAAATTTTCCACTGGGATTCACCAACACATCAAAAATCAAACTTCACAACAAATTAATCACAAAAAGGCATATTTCTACACCAGAAGTTCGTTTTCTTCAAACATATAACTAATCACTATGATTCagcttcaatttttttaaaacaaaaaacagATTTCAAACTAGATAATTACAcgagaaaccaaaaaaaaattatcaaagaCCGTCATTAaaagatttaaaattttaaaccaTGGAAAAGTACCACATATAAGTCACAAATGCAAAATTCACCAAACAATATCAAAgctatttaaaaataaaaagcaaaaaaaaatgattatacCTCCTCTCCTTCAGCTTCCTCGCCGTCCTCATCTTCATCATCCTCACCATCGTCATCATCATCGTCATCACCATCGCCGTCCTCGTCATCGTCGTCACTATCACCGTCCTCCTCGTCGTCATCATCATCGTCTACGGACTGAACCAGTGGAGCACCAACTGTGCCGTGCAAAACCTCTCTAACGTCATCCTCATCTTCCTCTTCGCCGTCGTCCTCATCTTCGTCGTCGTCGTCGTCGTTATCGTCATCTTCTCCGTCGACTTCCTCAACAGCCACCTCCTCTTCCCTTTCTTCCCTTGCCACCTCTTCAACTTCCCGAATTTCCTCCGCTTCCGTCATTTTTCCGATGGGAAACTTCTTATTTCcagaaaatttttaaattgaaattaGAGAAAATTGTTGCGAAACGGAGGAGAGAGAAAGTAGAGAGGAATAGAGGAGCTTCTTCTTCGTTGCTCAGAGTAGCTGTGCAGAAGGATTGATCTCGACCGTCGAATAAGGAATTCAAGCGGATTGATGAGGTGGATGATCATCCAACGGTCCAGATGCGAGCAGACAATTTCTCGTGTGCTTGCGGCGCCTGAATGACATTTTCCTTGTTATTAGCGTATCACGTGATCTGCGCGTGAAGGGATCTAGGGTTTTTGGGGTTTTCGATTCTTGTTTCATCTCTATGGAGATATTTTACTCTTTTTGCTGGAATATTCTTCTTTTTgaccttttaaaaaaaaaagtttttgacAATCTGGGCCTCAACTTTCAAAATCGTGGGACCATCTTCGCCCAAAAAAGAACAGAACAATGGTGAAAAGGGCCTATAGGCCATTTTGTGACTTCTTAACCCGTCAACCGCAACTTGGGCTCTTGATTAAATGTTGCTGTCTGCATATTAATCAACAACTTGGCTTAATGGTCATTTTCTACCTCGTCTTGTACAACAATACTCAAAAGGCCAAAATTTGGGTAGACCTGATCTTTATAGATTCAATGGTTCAAATTGTGTCATACCACTTAGTGAGATGATATGACACGATTTGAATCATTGGATATTTGAAAATCGAGTCTATCCAAGCATGAGCCTTATCGAAAGGTTTTGCTTTCTTCCAGATTCTAACAATACTAATTAATATGTTTGTGTGGCTAGGTTTAGCACAAATATCATCCAGAACACAATTTGTTGAGCCATGCAATACCTTTTCTTTTGGGTATGGTTTTCATTGGCCAAAGgcaattgtaatttttttatggACAAACCATCGTGGAACTTTTAGAGGTTATTTGATAGTATTTTTTAGACAGTTTTTCAATAAGAAATTTACTTTAGCACTTTTATAcaatgtgatgtatatgaggcAAATACGTGATTAggaaatatatgtatatataaaaaGCATATTCAAGAGAAGCAGAAATtgttttcttcaaaaaaatagcaatcctaACAAAGacgtttttcttttcctcatttCTCACTTGCAAGGAGTTAATTAGGGCACGTTTGGTATGGAGTCTCATGGATGGTGGCTCAGAATGAGAATGATTACAAGTATATACCGTTTAGAATTGAACCAAAAATGTCAGTTAAAATGTTAGTTAAGTgtagagctgttaatcgagcTATATAAGCGTTTGGGGCAAACATATTCctcagagaaaaaaaaaactgtccCTAGGGAGAATTCTAGGCATTCGATTGCGTAGTTTACAAGGTAACGTATGAGTTGTAACCTTTTGACCAGTGGACGAGACAAAATTGTCCACTGTGCTCCGAAACAATTGAGATAAGATAATAAAAAGCTAGGTCAATATATTATATATGAGAAAATCCATGACAACGAAAGTAGTTAGTGTCTAAAGCAAAAGgagcaagaaatatcaaatatgtgtttggataggagattatttgaaatattgttGAGAATAATTACTACAGTGATTATTgtaatatgatatatataaaataaaaatgtgattaaaaagataaaaatgtgtattgaaaaatgtgttgtgatgcaaaaaacaaaaaatcattttgatAAATAAGAACTATCCAAACACATTGCAAACACCAAAGTAGAATTAACTTGGACAAGCAACTAATAGCGAATGCTAGATACTAACTTGGATAAATTGTTAACTAGTACTGTATCAAAAAAATGTTTGCATTTAACTTAAAGGGGTATGAATTACTACTAGTATTTAGGTGAAATAGGATTATTGAATTATAATCTATGTATGAGAAGTTTTCAACGTCtccaggaaaaataaataaataaaaaaactcaaGTATAGGAACTAGTAGCATTTTGTAGTTCAACTAACGCAAAGATTGAGAAGACACAGAACAGTCACTTAACCAAGATATACTTTTGTAGTGCACTCCAGAGCTAAATCAATTTTTTCCACCTAACAAATATTTAAGGATGAGAGAAATGGAACCAAAATTGGGGATTGCCGAGGAACATAGGATGAGTTGGGATTTGTTTGGAGTTTGGCAAAGACAAGAGGCCAACAACTTCATAGGTTGgctaggggaaaaaaaaacaactctGTAGGTATTTAAttaatgaaataatttttttatgcaCTTATACTgtagtattattttttttgtactAGTAGTTTTGGATGTATGTCACATGTGTatgatttgaaatttgaattgaaatttatattatattGCATGATCTAAATCTATGagtataaaaaattattttttaattaattagtagtagtagtatcaTACTTAGTTATAAAGCCCAATTCGGTTCGTGCAATCAAACCAATCAACTCTATGAACCGGTTATAGAATCGAGTTGAGTTGCTAAGTAGATCGATCAAGCAAAAAATTCAATGATCCGATGATTCAaataatgaataaaaaaaaaatcgtcaATTGAACCATTGATTGAACAATTGacttaaaaaatttattatttttataatttataatatattattatattatataatgttCTTATTGTATAACTCATGGTTGAACCGCTCAACCTGCGGTTAAATTATTGACTCAATAACCCTGTCACCTCTTTGGATCGAGATCGAGGCTGAATTTAATAACTAATGGTATTATAAGCAAGAAGCACGTGTTTCTAGTGTTGCCTTACAGAATCATCGTTCATTCTTCATCCATACCCTAAGGTGCAAAATTTCCCTTCCCCCACACCTCGCTCTCTATTTAGTTATTATTATGTCTACGTCGGTTCAACAAAATCATGCGTACCAAATTAATTTCTCCAGAAAATTCCATTTACATCACCCCGATtaaacccaaaaagaaaactaCTGCTACTAGTATGATCGTATAAATTACTAATTAATTTACTTGCATAAAGCACTTAATTACGAGTGACTGAATTTTGGATCATTtgttagtgttagtgagttgcaATTTAGCCAGGCAGGCAGAAAGCAAGCAAGATTGAAAGGGGCCGCGCATGTGTCCGGCTAGGTCTTACTGGTCATCGGCCCTGAGTTCCATCAGGTGGCCGGAATTCGATTTCTCCGTACCCGCTTCCATCTTCAGATGGGCTGCCGGAATTGATTTCTCCCACTTCACCACCGGTTGGTCCGCCTCTACCTTCCGCTGGCTGGATTTTTCCATAGTTGATAACGCCATGTGGACCGTAATCACGGTGCTGGAGTCCGTAGCTCTGGTCACCATGCTCTGCTACTTCTTCATCTTCTGCGGTTGTACTTTGTGattgttttatttcttgagATTTTGTATGGTAATAACTTTTTAAAGagtagaataataataataatagctAGCTATTTTAAATTATTAGATCATTTATTGTACACGACACACCTCTGGTGCTCAGTTGATTACTCTTTAGTGCTTGCTAGCCTGATGCTTCCAGGAGTTCTTCAGGAAGGAAGCCATGGGGTACGttcaattctttttctttttcaaatttgtaCCAACTTCTTGATGTCGTTTCATAGGTTGAATTCATTTTACAGGAGTATTTTGCATTTTGATTACTATTTTGTATCAGCTCATCATAATTGGTTTCCTCTCTCTTGTGATTGGTTTCTTTCTTGCTTGGATCCTAATCTTTCCTTCAGATCAGGTTTGGTGCATCAATCATCAGACAACCAAAACAGAAAAGAAGACGAGTGGCCATGTTAAACTTTTCCTTCTCATTCTCAATCGACCTGAAAACTAAGAAAACGAAATGTTTTGTTTCTGGGGTCTACCGTTCTAAACTAGACTGGTGGAGTATCTGCTTTTTGTTCGTTTTATAGGACTAGCTAGTATCCATCTGCCTTATTCAATAATCATTCGAGTACTGCTAGGATCAAGGGTATGTATGAACccaataaataattttttctcaaaaaaaaaaagaagaggaaaaccTTACAAGTTAGAGTACTGGGATCAGAGGGACGAACTGGAAGAAACTGCAATGTGCCCAAGTAacaagatgatttttctaggcCAGAAAAAAACAGCCTTTTCACCCTTCGAGTTGCTCTGGTTGACAAGCTTGGTATATTATACTAGTCTCTGGAGCAATTTTCAATCATTAGAAGATCAATGATGGCCTTCTCATCTATTCAACTCAGCGGAAGAATCAACAATTAATTTGTTGATTGCTCGTGAATCCTACGGCATCATTAGTGACGAGACTAGCATCATGTCAAATGTAGTAGTCGTTTTTTTGGTTTCGGAAAAGGTCATGCTAACTTTTTAATCTTGATGCCATTATTGTAATTTAACAGAATGAATCTTGAATGTTCCGGGGGAGACCACCGTTTATTATTGTTTACCGTTTTCCATTAATCAGTTCATCATCCTTGCAAATGCAAAGAGTGTTATCCTCTCCAAAACTTTGGCGGCGAAAGGAGCAGAAGCTCCTAAATCCTCTTCTTATTTGCCATTGCGGGCAGCAGGGAAGGACAAATGACGAAGATGATTGATTCATTCATACTTGGAACCCAACAATCGAATTGCAGTCCAATTCATAGTGGACTCGCCTAGAAATTTCATGAGTGAGGCCCATTAGGTCCAGTGCTAGTCCATTGTCGACCGTTGGAAGCAAGCAACGCGTGGAACAGCCAAACGCCAGACATCTCGACAAGTGTCATTCAAAAATACTAAAAGACCCTTTTACCCCCGCTCCCTCCCTATAGTCTATCGTTACGATTTGAAAAACAAGAGCCGTACAATTAATTCCTGAATGTAGCggaaatgcaagaaaaaacCTGAAAACCCCCCCGGccggatttttattttttgtttggttAAAAAAACCAAGAACCCAattttctcttctctctcctgCTGCATTTCTCTCATAACCCTTTATCTTTCTTGAATATCTGGAAGAAAATAAACCCGTGAAATATTTTCTGTGTTTTCTTCATATTGTTGAATCAATTGGCTACTTGTGTATGGAATTTGAGACCAATTATTATAGTGATACAGAAGGAGCAGTTTTTTGGGTTCCCAATCAAGAAGCCATTCATTTTCGCCGTGTGAATCCTCCTTTAACCTGCAATTCAGGGCTGCATATAAATCCTCGTCGGCCTCCATTTTGGCCTAGATTTAGTCCAGTTAATCCGCTTTTAGTTGGCTTCCTTGAGTTGGGATTTGACCCTGATGTCTTAATGAAAATGGAGGTCCAGAGGTCAATTTCCCTGCTTCAGGTAATATGccaaatgcaaagaaaaaattGATATCATAAACATCgacctttttctttgttgctttctttttaattgtgggcttgaattttatttatgtAGTTCATGGCTGATGAGGGTCTGGTGCCGTCTCCTGAGGAAGAAATCAAGAGAAGAAATGTCATTGCCAAGCTTAAACAGGTTCATTTTCGTTCTAAATTGCAGTAAAAGAGAAGCACCTCTTTCGGTGAATCCCATAAACACGTGTTGCATGTCTCATCGTTTCCGTAGTTTTCGTAAATTTGTTAATCTTGATTCTGAAGTCAAATTGCTTGATATTGCAAAATTATGAGGTGGGGTTGGTTGGGGATAGGAAATGACATTACAGAACTGCATTGCAAGGCTTGTACCAGCCATCATTTTCCAAGGCAAAaatatgagagagagagagagatcaggAGAGAAGATGAGAAGGAACTTCCTAGCAGACTGTAAGAGTACAGACTTTCCTGCATTTATTAGTTTGTGATTGTTGATCAGTTTATTGAGCTTTATAATAGCATTACAAGGTGGGATGGACTAGACATTCGGTTAACAATGATAACCCCCACCTATCTTGGGTTTCAGATAGGATTGgagtcctttcttcttctttttttttctctggtCTAGCATGAACCTGTTGTATTGCCTTCCTGGTTGAACGGCTTTGCCGAGTTACCAATCCATTAACATTAGTTGTGAGCAGTCTATTTCCTTCAGGGAGCTAAATTGTAAAATATTTAGAGTTTCCTCTGGTAGTTAATAACTGTTTGAATGCTGCCCCGGCTGGATGAAAAATCTGAAATGAATTCTACTTAGTGCCTAATTTGTTACAGCATTTgaatatttttgtttctttgaggAGGTGCTAATTTGACATTGCACTGTGGTCATCATATTGTGATTAAatagattttagttttttcgCATCTTTTCTGATTGATGCTTGTGCATCTGAAATTCTTCATATGCAGATAGTGATGCACTGGGTTAAAAGGGTTGCTTACCAGTGTCAACTTCCCAAGAATCGAGTTAGAGCTGCTTCTGCTACAATATTGACATTTGGATCTTATGGCCTTGGAGTAAGGCTTGATTCATTTTCACTTACACTGCAACTATTGTCATCTTCTTGCTTTTGCCTGTCAGATTACTCACCTGAGGGTACCACTAATTTTTTAGGTCTAGTGCAACAATAATTTTGTGATCCTCattatgagtttttttttttccccaaaaggtGAGATTGCAAGATCAGTTTGTTGATTGAAATTTCAGTGCTATGTTGGCAAAATGACATTGGGATTGTCAACTTTTGGAAGAAGTCATAACTGTGAATTTAATTTTACTGCTAACAAATTCATCTTTTGGGTTCGAGCTTGAAATTGTCTTTTGAACTGCTTAATACTAAAACTATGCAGTTGAAAAAAATTACTAACTTTATCATTTAAATTGCATGAATTTGAATTGTTCAAAATGGCATCACTGCTGTTGCTCAAAAGAATTGACATTTTTTGTTGTGTTAAATCTTCTGACTTGTTTCAATGAATTCAGGTCCATAATTCAGGTTCAGATATAGATGCTTTATGTGTAGGCCCATATTTTGCAACAATGGCAGTAAGTGTTACTTCTTAGCATtttgtttcaacttataatcAGTGGGAATGTTTCAAACATCCTCTTCTTATGACTAGGAGGACTTTTTCGTACTTCTTCACAATATGCTTGCAAGCAGACCTGAAGTGACTGAGATACACTGTATAAAGGATGCAAAGGTTCCTCTAATGAAGTTTAAGTTTGATGGGCTTTCAATTGATTTGCCTTTTGCACAACTTAAAGTAATCTCTGTTCCTGAGGTGTGTGCTGTGGCCTTTATATCCACTCCATGGTAACTATTTGAGTGTTAGTGATGACATCTTGTAGGATTAGTATTCAAGTAGACCTTCATGACAACTAATATCTAGTTTCACCTCTCAGCTAAATTTTTCTTGTTTCTACTGACAGCTTTTCTTTGTTGAGCCTTATTCTGAAAGTTCTGGGTTTAACATGTCATAACATGTCTACTTATGAAGATTTTTACTTGTGAAATAATGATGTGTAGAATGTGGATCTActtaatccattttttttgaGGAACATTGATGACACAAGTTGGAGAAGTTTGTCTGGTGTACGTGCCAATAAAAGTATTCTTCAGCTCGCGCCAAACGTCGAGGTAAATATGTACTTTTGGCCTCTAATTAGCACTCTAACTTGCCCACAAGAGCAACCCATTAAATGCTTGTGCAAATTTATCCAAGTCACGTGCCAACTCATAGCTGTAAGCCTCGAGTTATTTGCGTCCTTTTCATATCTCTGATGTTATCAAAGTGATTTGTGCAGCTATTTCAGTCGTTGCTGCGTTGTGTTAAATTATGGGCAAAAAGACGAGGAGTGTATGGAAATGTAAGGGTTGCCTTTTTTATATGCTGGCTTTGCAGTTTTTGTCTAGTATATCTTGTCTCGGCATCCCACCTAATTGGAAAATGACATTAATCCGGTTCATTGCATGCTTTGCAGTTACATGGATTTTTTGGAGGTGTTCATTTTGCAGTCCTTGCAGCATTTGTTTGTCAAAGGCATCCAAATGCCAGTCTGAGTCTTCTgatctcaattttttttaagaCGTTTGCCTTTTGGCCTTGGCCAAGACCCGTTTTTCTGCATGGCCGCATGATGCCACCGACTATTTC
It contains:
- the LOC113765422 gene encoding nuclear poly(A) polymerase 3 isoform X1 — encoded protein: MEFETNYYSDTEGAVFWVPNQEAIHFRRVNPPLTCNSGLHINPRRPPFWPRFSPVNPLLVGFLELGFDPDVLMKMEVQRSISLLQFMADEGLVPSPEEEIKRRNVIAKLKQIVMHWVKRVAYQCQLPKNRVRAASATILTFGSYGLGVHNSGSDIDALCVGPYFATMAEDFFVLLHNMLASRPEVTEIHCIKDAKVPLMKFKFDGLSIDLPFAQLKVISVPENVDLLNPFFLRNIDDTSWRSLSGVRANKSILQLAPNVELFQSLLRCVKLWAKRRGVYGNLHGFFGGVHFAVLAAFVCQRHPNASLSLLISIFFKTFAFWPWPRPVFLHGRMMPPTISSDSRFLMPIQLPCSPNEYCHSNITRSTFFRIRTEFLRGHALTKDILRPDFSWSILFDPFPYPKKYAQFVKICLSASNQDELRGWVGWVKSRFRSLLVKLEELQGFCDPSPLEYVDVDLGAPNVVFYWGLQPSRRDIIDIDFVDEDFMKNMSNGYRVPPGRMKLSVVKASQLPKSVTCNTGSKGVRARWRILDNSRRKIPVRTNSLPQEFAGLMATNGSAEFPSAGV
- the LOC113765422 gene encoding nuclear poly(A) polymerase 3 isoform X2, whose amino-acid sequence is MEFETNYYSDTEGAVFWVPNQEAIHFRRVNPPLTCNSGLHINPRRPPFWPRFSPVNPLLVGFLELGFDPDVLMKMEVQRSISLLQFMADEGLVPSPEEEIKRRNVIAKLKQIVMHWVKRVAYQCQLPKNRVRAASATILTFGSYGLGVHNSGSDIDALCVGPYFATMAEDFFVLLHNMLASRPEVTEIHCIKDAKNVDLLNPFFLRNIDDTSWRSLSGVRANKSILQLAPNVELFQSLLRCVKLWAKRRGVYGNLHGFFGGVHFAVLAAFVCQRHPNASLSLLISIFFKTFAFWPWPRPVFLHGRMMPPTISSDSRFLMPIQLPCSPNEYCHSNITRSTFFRIRTEFLRGHALTKDILRPDFSWSILFDPFPYPKKYAQFVKICLSASNQDELRGWVGWVKSRFRSLLVKLEELQGFCDPSPLEYVDVDLGAPNVVFYWGLQPSRRDIIDIDFVDEDFMKNMSNGYRVPPGRMKLSVVKASQLPKSVTCNTGSKGVRARWRILDNSRRKIPVRTNSLPQEFAGLMATNGSAEFPSAGV
- the LOC113764822 gene encoding prostatic spermine-binding protein-like, which codes for MTEAEEIREVEEVAREEREEEVAVEEVDGEDDDNDDDDDEDEDDGEEEDEDDVREVLHGTVGAPLVQSVDDDDDDEEDGDSDDDDEDGDGDDDDDDDGEDDEDEDGEEAEGEEEDLGTEYLVRPVGRAEDEEDASDFEPEENGEGDELEEEDEDDDDDDGAAGGGKTEAPVKRKRGNDDSDDDDGEDDERPSKR